From Streptomyces sp. HUAS MG91, the proteins below share one genomic window:
- a CDS encoding sensor histidine kinase has protein sequence MTPLVRWARTHPLALDAALALAVLVCMIAGSFVDHSSADGGSYTWGARTPNPLSLVLMVLGAAALVFRRVAPMCVLAATATVSVAELATGDPRASVVMSAVIALFTVAARTDRPTTWRVGLATMATLTGVAMLAGPLPWYAQENLGIFAWTGMAAAAGDAVRSRRAFVDAIRERAERAERTREEEARRRVAEERLRIARDLHDVVAHHIALVNVQAGVAAHVMDKRPDQAKEALGHVREASRSALNELRATVGLLRQTGDPEAPTEPAPGLDRLDDLVDTFRHAGLPVEVARAQEAPALPAAVDLAAFRIVQEALTNVQKHAGQGAKAEVSVVRVGPNIEVSVLDDGPGVALAPDPERDSGGHGLLGMRERVTALRGTLTAGPRYGGGFRVHAILPVKDLATDTTSGDATT, from the coding sequence GTGACCCCCCTCGTACGCTGGGCCAGAACCCACCCCCTGGCCCTCGACGCCGCCCTCGCCCTCGCCGTCCTGGTCTGCATGATCGCCGGTTCCTTCGTGGACCACAGCAGCGCCGACGGGGGCAGCTACACCTGGGGCGCCCGCACCCCGAACCCCCTCAGCCTGGTCCTGATGGTGCTCGGCGCCGCCGCCCTCGTCTTCCGGCGCGTCGCACCCATGTGCGTACTCGCCGCGACCGCGACGGTCTCCGTCGCCGAACTGGCCACCGGCGACCCCCGCGCCTCCGTCGTGATGTCCGCCGTCATCGCCCTGTTCACGGTCGCCGCCCGCACCGACCGCCCCACCACCTGGCGGGTGGGCCTGGCCACGATGGCGACGCTCACCGGCGTCGCCATGCTCGCCGGCCCCCTGCCCTGGTACGCGCAGGAGAACCTCGGCATCTTCGCCTGGACCGGCATGGCCGCGGCCGCCGGCGACGCGGTCCGCTCCCGGCGCGCCTTCGTCGACGCCATCCGCGAGCGCGCCGAACGCGCCGAACGCACCCGCGAGGAGGAGGCCCGACGCCGGGTCGCCGAGGAGCGGCTGCGGATCGCCCGCGACCTGCACGACGTCGTCGCCCACCACATCGCCCTGGTCAACGTGCAGGCCGGGGTCGCCGCGCACGTCATGGACAAGCGCCCCGACCAGGCCAAGGAAGCCCTCGGCCACGTCCGCGAGGCCAGCCGCTCCGCGCTCAACGAACTCCGCGCCACCGTCGGCCTGCTGCGGCAGACCGGCGACCCCGAGGCCCCCACCGAACCGGCCCCGGGCCTGGACCGGCTCGACGACCTCGTCGACACCTTCCGGCACGCGGGCCTGCCCGTCGAGGTGGCCCGCGCCCAGGAGGCCCCGGCGCTGCCCGCGGCCGTCGACCTCGCCGCGTTCCGGATCGTGCAGGAAGCGCTGACGAACGTACAGAAACACGCGGGCCAGGGCGCCAAGGCCGAGGTCAGCGTCGTACGCGTGGGGCCCAACATCGAGGTCAGCGTCCTCGACGACGGACCGGGCGTCGCCCTCGCCCCCGACCCGGAGCGCGACAGCGGCGGACACGGACTGCTCGGCATGCGCGAGCGCGTCACCGCGCTGCGCGGCACCCTCACCGCGGGACCGCGCTACGGCGGCGGGTTCCGCGTCCATGCGATCCTTCCCGTCAAGGACCTGGCCACCGACACCACTTCAGGGGACGCCACCACATGA
- a CDS encoding PspA/IM30 family protein, protein MSGVMKRMGMIFRAKANKALDRAEDPRETLDYSYQKQLELLQKVRRGVADVATSRKRLELQLNQLQGQSSKLEDQGRKALALGREDLAREALSRRAALQQQVTDLETQHQTLQGEEEKLTLAAQRLQAKVDAFRTKKETIKATYTAAQAQTRIGEAFSGISEEMGDVGMAIQRAEDKTAQLQARAGAIDELLASGALDDSSGLAKDDIQSELDRLSGGTDVELELQRMKQELAGGSSASQQAIEGGQGQQPQQAQPTDTPRFDKQ, encoded by the coding sequence ATGAGCGGTGTCATGAAGCGTATGGGGATGATCTTCCGCGCGAAGGCGAACAAGGCCCTTGACCGGGCCGAGGACCCGCGCGAAACCCTCGATTACTCGTACCAGAAGCAGCTGGAGCTGCTGCAGAAGGTGCGCCGCGGCGTCGCGGACGTCGCCACCAGCCGCAAGCGCCTGGAACTGCAGCTGAACCAGCTCCAGGGCCAGTCCTCCAAGCTGGAGGACCAGGGCCGCAAGGCGCTCGCGCTCGGCCGCGAGGACCTGGCCCGTGAGGCGCTGTCCCGGCGCGCCGCGCTCCAGCAGCAGGTCACGGACCTGGAGACGCAGCACCAGACGCTGCAGGGCGAGGAGGAGAAGCTCACTCTCGCGGCTCAGCGGCTCCAGGCCAAGGTGGACGCCTTCCGCACGAAGAAGGAGACCATCAAGGCCACCTACACGGCGGCCCAGGCGCAGACCCGCATCGGCGAGGCGTTCTCCGGCATCTCCGAGGAGATGGGCGACGTCGGCATGGCGATCCAGCGCGCCGAGGACAAGACGGCCCAGCTCCAGGCGCGGGCCGGCGCCATCGACGAGCTGCTCGCCTCCGGCGCCCTCGACGACTCCTCCGGCCTCGCCAAGGACGACATCCAGAGCGAGCTCGACCGGCTCTCCGGTGGTACGGATGTAGAGCTGGAGCTGCAGCGCATGAAGCAGGAGCTGGCCGGCGGTTCCTCCGCGTCGCAGCAGGCGATCGAGGGCGGCCAGGGCCAGCAGCCGCAGCAGGCCCAGCCGACCGACACCCCGCGCTTCGACAAGCAGTAG
- a CDS encoding response regulator transcription factor, translating into MTSGTIRVLLADDQALLRSAFKVLVDSEPDMQVVGEASDGAQAVLLARSERPDVVLMDIRMPGTDGLAATREISADPELAAVRVVMLTTFEVDEYVVQSLRAGASGFLGKGAEPEELLGAVRIAAAGDALLSPAATKGLIAKFLAQGDGHEDDGRSAGAHAERLAALTVREREVLVQVAGGHSNDEIAERLEVSPLTVKTHVNRAMAKLGARDRAQLVVIAYESGLVRPRVE; encoded by the coding sequence ATGACCAGCGGCACGATCCGTGTCCTCCTCGCCGACGACCAGGCCCTGCTGCGCAGCGCCTTCAAGGTGCTCGTCGACTCCGAGCCGGACATGCAGGTGGTGGGGGAGGCGTCGGACGGCGCGCAGGCGGTCCTGCTCGCCAGGTCCGAGCGGCCCGACGTGGTCCTGATGGACATCCGGATGCCCGGCACCGACGGCCTCGCCGCGACCCGCGAGATCAGCGCGGACCCCGAACTCGCCGCCGTCCGCGTGGTCATGCTGACCACCTTCGAGGTCGACGAGTACGTCGTGCAGTCCCTGCGGGCCGGCGCCTCCGGCTTCCTCGGCAAGGGCGCGGAACCCGAGGAACTGCTCGGCGCCGTACGGATCGCGGCCGCCGGCGACGCCCTCCTGTCACCCGCCGCGACCAAGGGGCTGATCGCCAAGTTCCTCGCGCAGGGCGACGGTCACGAGGACGACGGCCGGTCCGCGGGAGCCCACGCCGAGCGGCTCGCCGCCCTCACCGTCCGCGAGCGCGAGGTCCTCGTGCAGGTCGCGGGCGGCCACTCCAACGACGAGATCGCCGAGCGGCTCGAAGTCTCCCCGCTCACCGTGAAGACCCACGTGAACCGTGCGATGGCCAAGCTGGGCGCCCGCGACCGGGCCCAACTCGTCGTGATTGCCTACGAATCGGGCCTGGTCCGCCCACGGGTGGAGTGA